From the Candidatus Krumholzibacteriota bacterium genome, one window contains:
- a CDS encoding HDIG domain-containing protein has translation MAEKKTNVPTPGRNNGVKSYLRIDSIKNFFNDWKKLSVILALLFLVLSLFLFPPTKKSREVRYRAGDIADVDVIAPFSFSVPFTERELESNKAKAIMSCPPVYREIPGMATRLTGDLNDFYEQLDLTASNDSLTVRQRLDFVKRVIPGIEKELFMRLMNRSTRNTLKRENISLIKDLLEKGIINDASPLRRRNYFKISVITDKTEKLKRADSLISQAQLEGLIFDKAKSIFGTDSELVSIFYEITRSFLEPNLIFDREKTRSNRNAKLESIPKSFRILKNQRIISKHDKITKKQIEILKVLEEERARIELNTSTMDKELLFLGKFLRIAVLLVIFGFALYRFAPGVLKQPGRLTLGFIIILFYMFSVSIIINLPQFNYFAIPVAFVSLMISAFFGNMPALLFTLFASLMLATHTDLPVNAVLTSLFAGTAAIISMTNLRQRKNFYKVFIYVSLAYVISATSIGLTNNLESQPFLYNMLFGIISSFVCTMVVMFLMPFFESIFDITTDFTLMELSDLNRPVMKRMILEAPGTYQHSLMVANMVESVADDVGANGLLARVAAYYHDIGKLAKPEYFYENKGEMISKHEKLSPSMSALVLASHVKEGVQLAKSEKLPNIIIDAIREHHGTSVMTYFYNKALEYDSNDSVNVDDFRYQGPKPGSKENALIMLADSSEAASRSLEEPTAQRITAIIDKIFDDKMREAQLDYSGLTMNDISLIKERFIKLLTAIFHKRIAYPAQKEEEAEEKEKNENNNAEPPAGDGA, from the coding sequence ATGGCTGAAAAGAAAACTAATGTACCAACGCCCGGCAGGAATAACGGCGTAAAAAGTTATCTGAGAATTGATTCTATCAAAAACTTTTTCAATGACTGGAAAAAGCTTTCAGTAATACTTGCCCTTCTTTTTCTCGTCCTTTCTCTTTTTCTGTTTCCTCCGACCAAAAAATCGAGAGAGGTAAGGTATAGGGCTGGAGATATCGCGGATGTTGATGTAATAGCTCCCTTCTCTTTTTCTGTTCCGTTCACGGAAAGGGAGCTTGAAAGCAACAAGGCAAAGGCGATAATGAGCTGCCCGCCGGTTTACCGCGAAATACCGGGTATGGCGACTCGATTGACAGGTGACCTGAATGATTTTTATGAGCAGTTAGATTTGACAGCAAGCAATGACAGTCTCACCGTCCGTCAACGTTTGGATTTTGTAAAGAGAGTAATTCCAGGCATCGAAAAAGAACTGTTTATGCGATTGATGAACAGGAGCACGAGAAACACGCTGAAACGCGAGAATATCAGTTTGATAAAGGATTTACTAGAGAAGGGTATTATCAACGATGCTTCTCCGCTCAGGAGAAGGAATTATTTTAAAATCAGTGTTATTACAGATAAAACTGAAAAACTTAAAAGAGCCGATTCTCTTATAAGTCAGGCTCAGCTTGAAGGGCTGATCTTTGATAAAGCAAAATCAATTTTTGGGACCGATAGTGAGCTGGTTTCCATATTCTACGAGATTACAAGGTCTTTTCTGGAACCCAATTTGATTTTTGACAGAGAAAAAACAAGATCAAACCGCAACGCGAAGCTCGAAAGTATACCAAAGTCCTTCCGGATTTTAAAGAATCAGAGAATTATTTCAAAGCATGATAAAATAACCAAAAAACAGATCGAAATTCTGAAAGTATTGGAAGAAGAAAGAGCCAGAATTGAGCTGAATACTTCAACCATGGATAAAGAACTTCTTTTTCTTGGTAAATTTCTCAGGATAGCTGTTCTGCTTGTTATCTTTGGATTTGCTCTTTACCGCTTTGCTCCAGGCGTCTTAAAACAGCCCGGCAGGCTGACTCTGGGGTTTATAATTATACTTTTTTATATGTTTTCAGTTTCAATTATCATCAATCTGCCCCAGTTTAATTATTTTGCTATACCGGTAGCGTTCGTGTCACTTATGATAAGCGCTTTCTTTGGAAATATGCCCGCTCTCTTATTTACTCTCTTCGCGTCTCTGATGCTCGCTACCCATACCGATTTACCGGTTAACGCGGTGCTTACTTCTCTTTTCGCCGGAACTGCCGCGATTATAAGCATGACTAATCTGAGGCAAAGGAAGAATTTCTACAAGGTATTTATATATGTTTCTCTCGCATATGTTATCAGTGCTACAAGTATCGGTTTGACTAATAACCTGGAATCTCAGCCATTCCTGTATAATATGCTTTTCGGTATTATAAGCAGTTTTGTATGCACGATGGTAGTTATGTTCCTTATGCCTTTCTTTGAATCCATATTCGACATCACAACCGATTTTACTCTTATGGAGTTGAGTGATCTTAACCGTCCCGTTATGAAGAGGATGATTCTGGAAGCTCCCGGCACCTATCAACATTCGCTGATGGTTGCCAATATGGTTGAGAGTGTAGCGGATGATGTCGGCGCGAACGGACTTTTGGCGAGAGTGGCGGCTTATTACCATGATATCGGTAAATTAGCGAAGCCGGAGTATTTTTACGAAAATAAAGGTGAGATGATAAGTAAACATGAGAAGCTCAGCCCTTCTATGAGCGCTCTTGTGTTAGCATCACATGTAAAAGAGGGAGTACAGCTGGCAAAAAGTGAGAAGTTGCCGAATATTATCATAGATGCCATTCGTGAACACCATGGAACAAGTGTGATGACCTATTTTTACAATAAGGCCCTCGAGTATGATTCCAACGACAGTGTCAATGTAGATGACTTCAGGTATCAAGGTCCCAAACCGGGCAGCAAGGAGAACGCTCTGATAATGCTCGCCGATTCATCCGAAGCCGCGTCAAGATCTCTGGAAGAACCGACAGCTCAGAGGATTACAGCGATTATTGATAAGATTTTTGATGACAAGATGCGCGAAGCTCAGCTTGATTACAGCGGATTGACGATGAATGATATATCTTTGATAAAAGAGAGATTTATAAAATTACTAACTGCTATTTTCCATAAACGGATCGCTTATCCCGCTCAGAAAGAGGAAGAGGCTGAGGAAAAAGAGAAAAATGAGAATAACAATGCTGAGCCACCCGCTGGTGACGGGGCGTAG
- a CDS encoding PhoH family protein — protein sequence MKERIKKRILSADGIDMVNLLGVKDVNLRFLEERFPGTIIVRGGDITLTGDDEKIDRLTAVFETLISLARDGRKLSREDVEDIINGGKKVSARINQLEKSVVFYSPRKRKGIVPRSIKQKRYIEAIEEFDVVFAIGPAGTGKTFLAIASALAALKRGDIGKIFVSRPVVETGESLGFLPGDLQEKIDPYLRPIFDSFSYMIGKKKMQHMIENDIIEIAPLAYMRGRTFNNAFVILDEAQNSTVMQMKMFLTRLGVNSKAIVNGDITQIDLSDYSRSGLVTVKSILGGVEGVKFIFFTEEDVVRHSLVRRIIRAFSTFGQGSERSGGKVNSAGSQEKRSENNSTGTETGAEDG from the coding sequence TTGAAAGAAAGAATCAAGAAACGGATACTCTCGGCCGACGGTATAGATATGGTTAATCTGCTGGGAGTGAAAGATGTCAACCTGAGGTTTCTGGAAGAGCGTTTTCCAGGAACAATAATCGTCCGGGGCGGTGATATTACTTTAACGGGTGACGATGAAAAGATAGACAGATTAACAGCTGTCTTTGAAACTCTTATAAGTCTCGCGCGGGATGGACGGAAGCTCTCCAGAGAGGATGTGGAGGATATTATTAACGGCGGCAAAAAGGTTTCAGCCAGAATAAACCAGCTTGAAAAATCAGTTGTCTTCTATTCTCCAAGGAAGAGAAAAGGTATTGTACCGAGGAGTATAAAGCAGAAACGATATATTGAAGCGATAGAGGAATTTGATGTTGTATTCGCGATCGGTCCCGCGGGAACTGGAAAGACTTTTCTAGCTATAGCTTCGGCTCTTGCCGCTCTTAAGAGAGGCGACATCGGGAAAATATTTGTTTCCAGACCAGTTGTTGAGACCGGTGAAAGTCTGGGGTTTCTTCCCGGAGACCTGCAGGAGAAGATCGATCCGTATCTAAGACCTATATTTGACTCTTTCAGCTACATGATCGGGAAAAAGAAGATGCAGCATATGATTGAAAATGATATTATAGAAATTGCTCCGCTGGCCTATATGAGGGGGAGAACTTTCAATAATGCTTTTGTCATACTTGACGAAGCACAAAACAGTACTGTTATGCAGATGAAAATGTTTCTTACAAGACTCGGGGTGAATTCCAAAGCAATAGTTAACGGGGATATAACTCAGATTGATCTAAGCGATTATTCCAGATCGGGACTTGTCACGGTAAAGTCTATACTCGGGGGAGTTGAAGGTGTAAAATTTATCTTTTTCACTGAAGAAGATGTAGTCAGGCACAGTCTGGTAAGAAGGATAATCAGGGCTTTCAGTACTTTTGGTCAAGGCTCTGAACGATCCGGCGGAAAGGTGAATTCGGCCGGTTCACAGGAAAAACGCTCTGAAAATAATAGCACTGGTACTGAGACAGGAGCAGAGGATGGCTGA
- a CDS encoding LysM peptidoglycan-binding domain-containing protein: MLNKSVFSTFLILPVIFVLIFSIGCSSYKPRPIDITKGEYYEEEGEYQKLSDEDREEYCRELSDELMRLQGNLEENKNQLAENKNNIENMKKELREKRSRYSRLNVEFEEYTKQLQKLASLPKKWELEYGECLWTLASYEEIYGDPLKWTRIWRQNFDLIEDPNWVLAGWTLDIPRVWPRKHVVARDEWLAKIAGYWEIYDNYRKWPVIYEANRDKIENPDLIFPDQEFVIPREEPSIE; this comes from the coding sequence ATGTTGAATAAATCGGTATTCAGCACTTTTTTAATATTGCCCGTAATATTTGTTCTTATTTTCAGTATAGGCTGTAGTAGTTATAAGCCAAGACCGATAGATATAACAAAAGGCGAATACTATGAAGAAGAGGGTGAATATCAGAAACTTTCAGATGAAGACAGGGAAGAATATTGCAGGGAGTTATCGGATGAACTGATGCGGCTTCAGGGTAACCTTGAAGAAAACAAAAATCAACTTGCCGAGAACAAGAATAATATAGAGAATATGAAGAAGGAATTAAGAGAAAAACGGAGCAGATATTCCAGATTAAATGTTGAATTTGAGGAATATACAAAGCAGCTGCAGAAACTGGCTTCCCTTCCGAAGAAATGGGAACTTGAATATGGCGAATGTTTATGGACCCTCGCTTCTTATGAAGAAATTTACGGAGACCCTTTGAAATGGACAAGGATCTGGAGACAGAATTTTGATTTGATTGAAGATCCCAACTGGGTTCTTGCCGGGTGGACACTTGATATTCCGAGAGTATGGCCACGGAAACATGTAGTCGCCAGGGATGAGTGGTTAGCCAAAATCGCCGGTTACTGGGAAATTTATGATAATTATCGTAAATGGCCCGTAATATACGAAGCAAACAGGGATAAAATAGAAAACCCTGATTTGATCTTCCCAGACCAGGAATTTGTTATACCAAGGGAAGAACCATCAATTGAGTGA
- the aspS gene encoding aspartate--tRNA ligase yields MSEPSIDHVSKEWRRTNRCGEIRSDDVDKEVTLAGWVKKVREFGDLTFVDLWDRTGLIQLVTDSRDPELNRISKSLRAEDVIGCKGRVRDRPSDMINEDMKTGEVEVYISDIVIFNRSETPPFNVSDKGKANIELRLKYRYLDLRRDSMQKNLRLRHDLAMSVRQFLSEEGLLEIETPMLVKRTPEGARDYLVPSRLHEGKFYALPQSPQLYKQILMVSGVDGYFQLARCLRDEDLRADRQPEHTQIDIEMSFISEDEIIDLSERLMKRIFSEVCGVKLDTPFPKIDYKTAMADFGTDKPDTRAGFRIHDCTEIFESTEFKVFSSVIKEAGVIRGISYEAGYGLSKSQIKKLEKHARENGAKGLVWIRINGGVESPVEDFLSDGEISELKKEFGLNSGRESLLLLVAGSSEISSAALGALRKRICQSNPVGKKDKFNFTWVNNFPIFFESTEGDIEPAHHIFSMPREEDMEFLDKNPLKVRGHLYDLVCNGIELGSGSIRVHKRKLQEKLLSIVGVDKKSAAEKFGFLLESFEFGAPPHGGIALGLDRLAMIMGEGNSIRDYIAFPKTQNAVSLMDGAPSSVEKEVLRELHVRFLKRGTGE; encoded by the coding sequence TTGAGTGAGCCGAGCATTGACCATGTAAGCAAAGAATGGAGACGTACGAATAGATGCGGAGAAATAAGGTCCGACGATGTTGATAAAGAAGTAACTCTGGCCGGCTGGGTAAAAAAGGTGAGAGAATTTGGCGATCTCACATTTGTTGATTTGTGGGACAGGACCGGCTTGATACAGCTTGTCACTGACTCGCGTGACCCCGAACTTAATAGAATCTCAAAATCATTAAGAGCGGAAGATGTGATAGGGTGTAAAGGAAGAGTGCGCGATAGACCCTCTGATATGATCAATGAAGATATGAAAACTGGTGAAGTTGAAGTTTACATATCGGACATTGTAATATTCAACAGGAGCGAAACCCCCCCGTTTAACGTGTCCGATAAGGGAAAAGCCAATATTGAACTACGTTTAAAGTACAGATATCTGGATCTCAGGCGGGATTCAATGCAGAAGAATCTGCGATTACGCCATGACCTTGCCATGTCCGTAAGGCAATTTCTCTCTGAAGAAGGACTTCTCGAGATTGAAACTCCGATGCTGGTAAAAAGAACTCCGGAAGGAGCCCGTGATTATCTTGTTCCAAGCAGACTGCACGAAGGTAAATTCTACGCTCTTCCGCAAAGCCCTCAGCTTTATAAACAGATATTAATGGTCTCGGGCGTAGATGGATATTTTCAGCTTGCCAGATGCCTGCGGGATGAGGATTTAAGGGCGGACCGTCAGCCTGAGCATACCCAGATAGATATAGAAATGAGTTTTATTTCAGAAGATGAAATTATTGATCTCTCGGAAAGGCTTATGAAGAGAATCTTCTCCGAAGTATGCGGGGTTAAGCTCGATACACCTTTCCCGAAGATCGATTACAAAACCGCTATGGCCGATTTCGGTACTGACAAACCGGATACCCGGGCCGGTTTCAGAATACACGATTGTACGGAAATATTCGAATCGACAGAATTCAAGGTGTTTTCTTCTGTTATAAAAGAAGCCGGAGTGATCAGAGGAATTTCCTATGAAGCGGGATACGGCTTGTCAAAGAGCCAGATCAAGAAACTTGAAAAACACGCTCGAGAAAATGGCGCGAAAGGACTCGTATGGATTAGAATTAACGGCGGAGTAGAATCTCCCGTTGAGGATTTCTTGTCTGACGGGGAGATTTCAGAGCTTAAAAAAGAGTTTGGTTTGAATAGCGGTCGCGAATCCCTGCTTCTGCTCGTAGCGGGGAGCTCTGAAATATCTTCCGCGGCTCTCGGAGCCCTAAGAAAAAGGATTTGCCAAAGCAATCCCGTAGGTAAAAAGGATAAATTTAATTTTACGTGGGTAAATAATTTCCCTATCTTTTTTGAATCCACCGAAGGAGATATAGAACCGGCTCATCATATTTTCTCTATGCCCCGCGAAGAAGACATGGAGTTTCTTGACAAGAATCCCTTAAAGGTTAGAGGGCATCTCTACGATCTTGTATGTAATGGAATAGAACTCGGATCGGGAAGTATCCGTGTTCATAAAAGAAAGCTTCAGGAAAAGCTCCTTTCGATCGTAGGCGTTGACAAAAAGAGCGCGGCGGAAAAGTTCGGCTTCCTGCTGGAATCTTTCGAATTCGGCGCTCCGCCTCACGGAGGTATTGCTTTGGGTCTTGACCGCCTCGCTATGATTATGGGAGAAGGCAATTCGATAAGGGATTATATCGCTTTTCCTAAAACACAGAATGCCGTTTCCCTGATGGACGGAGCTCCTTCAAGTGTGGAAAAGGAAGTTTTAAGGGAGCTTCACGTTAGATTTCTTAAAAGAGGAACCGGTGAGTAA
- the hisS gene encoding histidine--tRNA ligase translates to MKLKKPRGTQDLLGKYMEKWSSVEERVTGILRRYGYSEIRTPIFEMSDLFVRTVGESSDIVTKEMYIFNDKKGRSLTLRPENTAPVMRAYLENGLQRQGGINRLYYIGPMFRYDRPQAGRYRQFHQIGAEVIGSSNPALDAEIINLSLDIYREFGFSSLKVKLNSVGCMKCRGKFMNLLEEKLKEYKGELCDDCLKRADKNPFRVFDCKKCQSVKKKLPVIADHLCAECGEHFDKLCAILDQMGIDYILDPLLVRGLDYYTKTAYEIIHPELGAQSALCGGGRYDGLADELAGVSIPAVGFSAGMERLMQILPNELDDEKPGPPGAYFIVFDEECSLQAMILADRLRSAGFPAYVDLSMRSVKKQLKSASGRGDDFAVFVGQKEISDKEAALKDMKSGNQVTVPFEKLVSYFSEKGETGIE, encoded by the coding sequence ATGAAATTAAAAAAACCGAGAGGTACGCAGGATCTCCTTGGAAAATATATGGAAAAATGGAGCAGTGTGGAAGAACGTGTCACGGGGATACTTCGCAGGTACGGTTACAGTGAAATCAGAACGCCTATCTTTGAAATGTCTGATCTCTTTGTAAGAACGGTTGGCGAATCATCGGATATCGTAACGAAAGAAATGTATATCTTTAACGATAAAAAGGGGAGGAGTTTGACTCTCAGGCCTGAAAATACAGCTCCGGTCATGAGAGCTTATCTCGAAAACGGTTTGCAGAGGCAGGGTGGTATAAACAGGTTGTATTATATAGGGCCTATGTTCAGGTATGACAGACCCCAGGCGGGGAGGTACCGTCAATTTCATCAGATCGGAGCAGAGGTTATAGGTTCATCCAATCCCGCGTTAGACGCGGAGATTATCAATCTGAGTCTGGATATATACAGAGAGTTCGGATTCTCTTCTCTGAAGGTAAAATTAAACAGTGTCGGCTGTATGAAATGCCGGGGGAAGTTCATGAATCTTCTCGAGGAGAAACTTAAAGAGTATAAAGGCGAGTTGTGCGATGATTGTCTGAAGCGGGCGGATAAAAATCCATTCCGTGTTTTTGACTGCAAGAAATGTCAAAGTGTAAAGAAGAAGCTTCCCGTAATAGCTGATCATTTGTGTGCGGAATGCGGAGAGCATTTTGATAAGCTTTGCGCGATTCTCGATCAGATGGGTATTGATTATATTCTTGACCCTTTACTCGTTAGAGGACTTGATTATTATACTAAGACGGCGTATGAAATTATTCACCCTGAACTCGGGGCGCAAAGCGCCTTGTGCGGCGGAGGCAGATATGACGGCCTCGCGGATGAGCTGGCCGGAGTTTCTATCCCAGCTGTTGGATTCTCAGCCGGCATGGAACGTTTGATGCAGATTTTGCCGAATGAACTGGACGACGAAAAACCCGGACCGCCCGGCGCCTATTTTATTGTCTTTGATGAAGAATGCAGTCTTCAGGCTATGATTCTGGCCGACAGGTTGAGATCCGCCGGTTTTCCAGCTTATGTTGATCTCTCTATGCGCAGTGTTAAAAAGCAGCTTAAAAGCGCTTCCGGACGAGGGGATGATTTTGCCGTTTTTGTCGGGCAAAAGGAAATTTCAGATAAAGAGGCCGCGTTGAAAGATATGAAATCGGGGAATCAGGTAACTGTTCCTTTTGAAAAGCTTGTTTCATATTTCAGCGAGAAGGGAGAGACGGGAATTGAGTGA
- a CDS encoding VanZ family protein — protein sequence MKLLKCWFPLLIWILLIFGLSSIQDVSTEGIHLPDGSDKVIHYFEYSILALLFYRGLIYERWDINNTLYGFIVILGSGSIALMDEFYQSFVPGRDASFFDLIADISGIITGTVVYYIVRRNTMKKRKEL from the coding sequence GTGAAGTTGCTTAAATGCTGGTTTCCTCTGCTAATCTGGATTCTGTTGATATTCGGGTTATCCTCAATCCAGGATGTATCTACTGAAGGGATCCATTTACCTGACGGAAGTGATAAAGTAATACACTACTTTGAATATTCAATACTCGCTTTGCTGTTTTACCGCGGATTGATTTATGAAAGATGGGATATCAACAATACGTTGTATGGCTTTATTGTAATACTTGGGTCGGGTAGTATCGCTCTAATGGATGAATTTTATCAGAGTTTTGTTCCCGGACGCGACGCGAGTTTTTTTGATTTGATTGCGGACATTTCAGGTATTATAACAGGAACTGTTGTTTATTATATTGTAAGAAGAAATACAATGAAGAAGAGAAAGGAATTATGA
- a CDS encoding CdaR family protein has protein sequence MNTKKLIRLFKYSYQAKIISVILAIFIWIHVTAQNIEEQTFNVPLELAGIPDSFVVVNDIPDFVEITINEKRAKLIKLRFFGNIKGVVDLPSVRKGWINIPLSSNIIETSEDISRINLSVDNPKFVELNLQKVLAKDVPVRLAYNGEITEDRFIAGDPVIIPEKVLIRGASTIVEEIHFLSTNEIDIRNRTGVVKELVDLHAQDYKITVEPEKVLVELEICKLKSRKIANIPPTILMDNRNLEIKCSPPAASITVEGREEFVDEIVPSDISIILNINSVTTGTYTVKPEVIVPDRILRYRLDVDTFSVTVLPDSTAFGDED, from the coding sequence TTGAACACAAAGAAACTTATCAGGCTATTTAAATACAGCTACCAGGCAAAGATTATATCTGTAATTTTAGCGATCTTTATCTGGATTCACGTTACCGCTCAAAATATTGAGGAACAGACTTTCAATGTGCCTCTGGAGCTTGCCGGTATACCGGATAGTTTTGTCGTAGTAAACGATATTCCTGATTTTGTGGAAATAACTATAAATGAAAAAAGAGCCAAATTGATAAAATTGAGATTTTTCGGGAATATTAAAGGTGTTGTGGATCTTCCTTCTGTGAGGAAAGGATGGATCAATATACCCCTTTCCTCAAATATAATAGAAACTTCGGAAGATATAAGCCGCATAAATCTATCGGTTGATAATCCCAAATTCGTTGAGTTAAATCTTCAGAAGGTTCTGGCAAAGGATGTTCCCGTCAGGTTAGCGTATAACGGTGAAATAACCGAAGATAGATTTATCGCCGGGGATCCGGTTATTATCCCTGAAAAGGTATTAATAAGGGGTGCTTCGACGATCGTGGAAGAGATTCATTTTTTATCCACTAATGAGATCGATATAAGGAACAGAACCGGCGTCGTCAAGGAACTTGTGGATTTACACGCGCAAGATTACAAAATTACGGTGGAGCCGGAAAAGGTTCTTGTCGAACTTGAAATATGTAAGCTTAAATCAAGAAAAATCGCCAATATTCCACCTACAATTCTAATGGATAATCGGAACCTCGAGATAAAATGTTCACCTCCCGCCGCGTCTATTACAGTTGAAGGGCGCGAGGAGTTTGTCGACGAGATTGTTCCTTCTGACATTTCTATTATTCTTAATATAAATTCCGTTACCACAGGCACATACACTGTTAAACCCGAAGTCATAGTTCCCGATCGGATTCTCCGCTACCGGCTGGATGTTGACACATTCAGTGTGACTGTATTACCCGACTCAACCGCCTTCGGAGATGAGGATTAA
- a CDS encoding N-acetylmuramoyl-L-alanine amidase, translating into MKDYVIIMDLKLNKVFFIFVILCAFFPPHADSSVPPLLSRNLEVRKIRYWTAPDHIRIVLDMSGESTYRVRELTGPHRIAIDIPGSKFSSGLKDIEVEDRAVDRIRLNRLRSGAQVVFDLPGKTGYNHFALKPFKNHPHRIVFDLEKSFSNEEIKRKKDKVNRIAASGDRIVIIDPGHGGSQPGACSKYGDKEKDIVLEISKFLAGFINRTKGFKAILTREGDYNVALGKRIEIARSHGGDCFVSIHLNAYHHSRARGSEIYFLSLDGATDKNAQAVAERENFLLELGNRNNYLEDDVQSILLDLTKNDVLEKSSILAECVAEKMKRVSSLPFRNVKQANFVVLRSIAMPSILVESAFLSNYGDVKLLRKRSVLREIAFSIGEGVISFLRSNVPPYIVIREKSYIEHIVKRGETLWSISREYGLPVEKLRALNNLDENSIIRPDQKLRISGKELEHN; encoded by the coding sequence TTGAAGGACTATGTAATTATCATGGATCTCAAGCTGAATAAGGTGTTCTTTATCTTTGTGATATTGTGCGCTTTTTTTCCCCCGCACGCTGATTCTTCGGTTCCCCCTCTCCTTTCCCGCAATCTAGAAGTTAGAAAAATTCGTTACTGGACAGCCCCCGACCATATAAGAATAGTCCTGGATATGAGCGGCGAATCGACATACAGAGTTAGAGAACTCACCGGTCCCCACAGAATAGCGATTGATATTCCGGGCAGCAAATTTTCCTCAGGATTAAAGGATATCGAGGTTGAGGACAGGGCAGTAGACAGGATAAGGCTAAACCGGCTTCGTTCCGGCGCTCAGGTTGTTTTTGATCTGCCTGGAAAGACGGGGTATAATCATTTCGCGCTAAAACCGTTCAAGAACCATCCGCACAGGATAGTCTTCGATCTCGAGAAATCCTTTTCAAACGAGGAGATTAAAAGGAAAAAGGATAAAGTAAACCGGATTGCTGCCAGCGGAGACAGAATTGTTATAATTGATCCCGGACACGGAGGCAGTCAGCCGGGTGCTTGTTCAAAGTATGGAGACAAGGAAAAGGATATTGTACTCGAAATCTCTAAATTCCTTGCCGGATTCATCAATAGAACCAAGGGATTTAAAGCGATATTGACAAGAGAGGGAGATTATAATGTCGCGTTGGGCAAGAGAATAGAAATTGCCAGAAGCCACGGCGGAGATTGTTTTGTAAGTATACATCTGAACGCTTACCACCACAGCCGGGCGCGCGGTTCCGAAATCTATTTCCTGTCACTCGACGGAGCTACGGATAAAAACGCGCAGGCAGTTGCTGAAAGAGAAAACTTTCTGCTTGAGCTCGGGAACAGGAATAATTATCTCGAGGATGATGTGCAGTCAATTCTGCTTGACCTTACGAAGAATGATGTATTGGAGAAGAGTTCTATTCTGGCGGAATGTGTGGCGGAAAAGATGAAACGAGTAAGCTCTTTACCATTCAGGAATGTTAAACAGGCGAATTTTGTTGTTTTAAGATCAATAGCTATGCCTTCAATTCTTGTAGAATCAGCTTTTCTATCGAATTACGGAGATGTGAAATTGCTTCGAAAGAGAAGTGTTCTAAGAGAAATCGCTTTTTCAATCGGAGAAGGTGTAATCTCCTTCCTCAGATCAAATGTTCCACCCTATATAGTTATACGTGAGAAGAGTTATATTGAGCATATTGTTAAAAGGGGAGAAACCCTCTGGAGCATCTCCCGCGAATATGGCCTGCCGGTAGAAAAGCTCCGCGCTCTTAATAATCTTGATGAGAATTCGATTATTCGTCCGGATCAGAAACTTCGGATTAGCGGGAAGGAGTTAGAGCATAATTGA
- a CDS encoding M23 family metallopeptidase, translating to MDKYLTFLYLRRGNSGVKTIRIHRGFAVFTIVFLLALTVLFVSSGIKYADTARRNSEIADLRSRNLRLKGKLNQYSIRVTALEKRMDKNFEVQNRVRMLAGMDPLSKDVWEAGVGGPNYRGMNRRGNGDGFLSDSSREKLAKLVRKSKLELENYKKITAILNKEKKVRDCTPSIRPLKGGFVSSGFGSRMDPFSGRLCTHEGVDFCARNGTPVKATGDGVVTMAEKNGGFGLVVEINHRIGFETKYAHLSKLLVERGQLVKRGEVIGLVGNTGRSTSSHLHYEVVFRGTNRNPLNYIIPEDSYFE from the coding sequence ATGGATAAATATTTGACATTTTTATATCTCCGAAGGGGAAATTCGGGGGTAAAAACGATAAGAATACATAGGGGATTTGCTGTATTTACTATAGTTTTTCTTCTAGCCCTTACAGTTCTATTTGTTTCTTCAGGTATAAAATATGCCGACACCGCCAGAAGGAATTCAGAAATAGCTGATTTGAGGAGCCGTAACTTGAGGCTTAAGGGTAAGCTTAATCAATACAGTATAAGGGTAACAGCTCTTGAGAAGAGAATGGATAAGAATTTTGAAGTCCAAAACAGGGTAAGGATGCTTGCCGGCATGGATCCGTTGTCAAAAGATGTCTGGGAGGCAGGTGTAGGAGGTCCTAATTACAGGGGTATGAATAGGAGGGGGAACGGTGACGGGTTTTTATCCGATTCAAGCAGGGAAAAACTGGCCAAGCTGGTCCGTAAATCCAAACTGGAGCTGGAAAATTATAAGAAAATAACGGCTATTCTTAATAAAGAAAAGAAGGTAAGAGATTGTACGCCGAGTATACGTCCTCTTAAAGGAGGATTTGTCTCAAGCGGTTTTGGTTCAAGGATGGATCCTTTCTCGGGACGGCTTTGTACGCATGAGGGAGTTGATTTCTGTGCCAGAAACGGCACTCCTGTAAAAGCCACGGGTGATGGTGTTGTAACAATGGCGGAAAAAAACGGTGGGTTCGGACTCGTTGTGGAGATTAATCACCGGATTGGATTTGAAACTAAATACGCTCATTTATCAAAACTGCTTGTAGAGAGGGGGCAGCTCGTAAAAAGAGGTGAAGTAATTGGTCTTGTAGGAAATACGGGCAGATCAACGAGCTCACATCTTCATTACGAGGTTGTTTTCAGGGGGACAAATAGAAATCCCCTTAATTATATTATTCCCGAGGATTCCTATTTTGAATAG